The genomic interval GGATCGGCCGGGACGTGCGCTGCTTCTCCTGAGCCAGCAACGACGACGGGGGGCCGGCGCGAGCGCCGGCCCCCCGTTTCGGCATCTGCCTCGCGGTCAGAGATACATCGTGTTCGGCGCCAGCCCGCAGAGGATCCGCCCGTACAGCTCCGCGTTGGTGTTCGGGTGCATCAGTGCGTGCATGTTGAGGGTCTGGATGTCCCGGTCGATGCGCTGGATCGGCACGTCGTCGTAGATGGACGTACCGCCGCTGCCGGTCTTCAGCACCCCGACCGCCTCCTTGGTCAACTGGAAGACGCGGCCCAGGTCGGCCCGGGCCCGGACCCGGTCGACGAGCTGCCACGCCTCACCGGTGGCGTACTTCCCGTCCAGCAGCTCCACCAGCCGTTGGGCGTGGAACTCGGCCTCGTCGGTCTTCATCGCCGCCTCGGCGACCTGGAAGTGGGTGATCGGCGCCTCGCGCTGGCTGGTGTACTCGGTGTAGGTGATCTTCCGGTCACCGAGCCGGTCGAGGAACGCGTCCAGCGCGGCTCTGGCCAGCCCGACCGCGGTCGCGGCGAAGGTGGCGCAGCCGGTCGGGACCAGCGGCTGGCGGAACAGCGGTGAACCGGCGTTCGCCTTCGAGGCGTACTGCTCGGCCAGGATCGCCACCATCGGCAGTACCCGGTGCTGCGGGACGAAGACCTGCTTCGCCACCGTACTGACGCTGCCGGTGCCCCGTAGGCCGGCGGTGTGCCAGTCGTCGACGATCTCCAGGTCGGAGATCGGCACCAGCGCCATCAGCGGCCACTGGGAGCCGTCCGGCGCCGGCCCCATCGCGAGGATCGCCTGCCACTGGCTGTGCAGCGCGCCGCTGATGAACCGCCACCGCCCGTTGACCACGACACCGCCGTTGGTCGGCTCGGCGCTGGCGGTCGGACTCAGCACCCCGCAGACCCGCACGTCGGGCTCGGCGAAGACCTCGTCCTGGGCCTCGTCCGGGAAGAGGCCGGCGATCCAGTTGCTGATCGACCAGACGGCCGTGTTCCAGCCGGCCGAGCCGTCGCTGCC from Plantactinospora sp. BC1 carries:
- a CDS encoding acyl-CoA dehydrogenase, coding for MVLKTDVPQRVELVRRAEELVPLLRSHAAWTDQHRRLHDEVVEAMSAAGIFRMRVPARYGGYESDAGTVREVISRISGSDGSAGWNTAVWSISNWIAGLFPDEAQDEVFAEPDVRVCGVLSPTASAEPTNGGVVVNGRWRFISGALHSQWQAILAMGPAPDGSQWPLMALVPISDLEIVDDWHTAGLRGTGSVSTVAKQVFVPQHRVLPMVAILAEQYASKANAGSPLFRQPLVPTGCATFAATAVGLARAALDAFLDRLGDRKITYTEYTSQREAPITHFQVAEAAMKTDEAEFHAQRLVELLDGKYATGEAWQLVDRVRARADLGRVFQLTKEAVGVLKTGSGGTSIYDDVPIQRIDRDIQTLNMHALMHPNTNAELYGRILCGLAPNTMYL